The following proteins are co-located in the Gossypium hirsutum isolate 1008001.06 chromosome A02, Gossypium_hirsutum_v2.1, whole genome shotgun sequence genome:
- the LOC121210909 gene encoding cyclin-A1-1 produces MSTQNGNRRSSFSSSTTSSLAKRHASSSDNVGKVMASMPKKRVPLSNISNQKNTSRSSVSASSLVPCSNKVPKTRKTMPDNKNVGFSGHVLPSTHVQPGSVPPPKVVTSFPRGNEVALPPPPATISTIPPPPSTMEVSPSKSDGLSVSMDETMSTCDSFKSPEVEYMDNHDVTAVDSIERKTFRNLYISDHVEAPGNICNRDAVAEMEMDDKIIDVDDNYMDPQLCATFACDIYKHLRASEVKKRPSTDFTERIQKDINSNMRAILIDWLVEVSEEYRLVPDTLYLTVNYIDRYLSGNMMNRQRLQLLGVACMMIAAKYEEICASQVEEFCYITDNTYFKEEVIEMESSVLNYLKFEMTAPTAKCFLRRFVRAAQGIIEVPLMQLECMANYITELSLLEYSMLCHAPSLIAASAIFLAKFILLPSKKPWNSTLQHYTLYKPSDLCDCVKDLHRLCCNNNSTLPAIREKYNQHKYKCVAKKNWPPSIPSEFFQN; encoded by the exons ATGTCGACGCAAAATGGTAATCGGCGATCGTCGTTTTCCTCCTCTACGACGTCGTCTTTGGCCAAACGACATGCATCGTCCTCGGATAACGTCGGAAAAGTCATGGCTTCTATGCCTAAAAAGAGAGTCCCTCTTAGTAACATTTCTAACCAGAAGAACACCTCAAGAAGCTCCGTTTCGGCTTCTTCTTTG GTACCATGTTCAAACAAAGTCCCCAAGACCAGGAAGACAATGCCTGATAACAAAAATGTAGGTTTTTCAGGGCATGTTTTACCTTCAACACATGTACAACCCGGTTCAGTTCCGCCTCCCAAGGTTGTCACATCTTTTCCAAGAGGAAATGAAGTGGCCTTGCCCCCTCCTCCTGCTACTATCTCCACCATCCCTCCTCCACCATCTACCATGGAGGTTTCGCCTAGCAAATCAGATGGCTTATCAGTTTCCATGGACGAGACAATGTCTACCTGTGATTCTTTCAAAAGTCCTGAAGTTGAATATATGGACAATCATGATGTTACGGCTGTTGATTCGATTGAACGAAAGACGTTCAGAAATCTCTACATTTCGGACCATGTTGAAGCACCAG GGAATATATGCAATAGAGATGCAGTTGCAGAGATGGAAATGGATGATAAGATAATTGATGTTGATGACAATTACATGGATCCACAGCTTTGCGCAACATTTGCTTGTGATATTTACAAGCACCTACGTGCATCTGAG GTGAAGAAAAGACCTTCCACTGACTTCACGGAGAGAATTCAGAAAGACATAAATTCCAACATGCGTGCAATTCTAATTGATTGGCTTGTAGAA GTGTCTGAAGAGTACAGGCTTGTACCAGATACATTATATTTGACAGTGAACTACATAGATCGGTATCTTTCAGGGAATATGATGAACAGGCAACGCCTACAGTTGCTTGGTGTTGCCTGCATGATGATTGCAGC AAAATATGAGGAGATTTGCGCTTCTCAGGTGGAGGAGTTCTGCTACATCACTGATAATACATATTTCAAAGAGGAGGTTATAGAAATGGAATCTTCTGTTTTGAATTACTTGAAGTTTGAAATGACTGCCCCAACAGCTAAATGTTTCTTAAG ACGGTTTGTTCGAGCTGCTCAAGGGATCATTGAG GTTCCATTAATGCAATTAGAGTGCATGGCCAACTATATCACTGAACTCTCTCTCCTAGAGTACAGTATGCTTTGTCATGCTCCATCACTTATCGCTGCTTCTGCAATTTTCCTGGCCAAATTCATTCTTCTTCCTTCGAAGAAACCTTGG AATTCAACCTTGCAGCATTACACTCTTTACAAGCCATCTGATCTATGTGACTGTGTTAAGGATCTTCATAGATTATGCTGTAACAACAACTCTACTTTGCCAGCAATCAGGGAGAAATACAATCAACATAAG TATAAGTGTGTGGCAAAGAAGAATTGGCCTCCTTCAATACCTTCAGAATTCTTCCAAAATTGA